A window from Balearica regulorum gibbericeps isolate bBalReg1 chromosome 1, bBalReg1.pri, whole genome shotgun sequence encodes these proteins:
- the TASOR2 gene encoding protein TASOR 2 isoform X4 — protein sequence MSAALGCLTGAVQSLCCGSEADCKVNFSSAVPPDPIPPNTALERKVKSENLKPAVGLDQSGEESKKDVNSTSKVRVQQSRRKSSRAVVTSTRKKWSPLKMQMHPMGDSSRKATKKKKINIAFSFPKKQGLTANSNEPMLKLANLQFPHRRKRGAEVLSAEFVHKTQSEPVWKETSAPNDPGLETKRPKTLKNTDVEKVPVAETVTKPVKMLKSVANSPSKPQAKKQAESEWKEPFSVLPSEVSFQCHGADSQTSEMYPGGVAGLSLDLKENDYESHALNLLADLALGSCIPSFIPKDSGMVAVSCSPSSDSAKEQQNYHKHKSLRVASDHEYHRVDKLAKGATSPSKASPNQKLPPAEKIDLNDLASIPREKSPGIFSKKNSVSPSPAKPHVLPLRETQEAAEVNKHSFISAEHSYASQMPEHSKKHMYPRGAPYPGPAPSRNGTRNARAGPLVGKVLPFRHQQYSTHHQRPFEAVTRRRSSLLSPRLKDDFTKSHTVNICGESVKVTCHWEAEYLFNLDSRYTNDALEKTVIRALHGPWDPDLPDDVEEMKPILHMWVALFYSKPSKLLSSTRKVVEHSNPEKYVSINSTGDFLELSDDGEDFFGLETCPADSRSDPDQTPSSSLDRSTHYRGPLRPEKNSADSQTDADGTPGVVDSTVSSSSGELPCEEEEPSSTSCPESLPLAEHADESLAVKDRQLAVVPDERVRDVSTIPAEEPPKEGLPDPTIAPSPSDELGDAGKPPAALSRDDLCSQALNSSTAPWSDAPSALCGRGEQQENGWAAASGSGPGPPKDRESVGDTEHCTELEDGSWATRDRWQRACDSMLLEVSPKSAKPDGASGKGKESQNPYRRSEKEEEEVKEEKKEKYSEYESTVLRPVNLAFSESDDANMEHEHSKQKPVNSACPKDFGVPGEGPVPSPTALTSPCPGRSMLVLSDGTGTGTGPPGLPGEMVPSLDMLQEPWEALLPPDAEMNGVGLAHADSPDDVGSPRDSGLMLPLPSDPSLVCRAQPDGVAGNMGLAGETLGDSLEGKDKDRAPSAETWAPARSKAAGRAGLESPCSQGLSLTLSPDSSSVCLTSLDGATDPGAAPEDQEAVASIQSPSQSDLGGSSCFSQRCGGNIYADLALLSTGESNQEGNKVLVDEQRSSPSANQTDVLDESLGAGDSQGFAFVCMALAGDSEAGESDDVCLGAEESPKSDETNTGTVTNPPQEPETSLHDLLESEPSSSVKDGVSAMKEHPRQQQSSSNSLSPPACGGSAPASPPQQIPLPCGGDADPPHHLLEQSKRDPVLCQHGKSCEQVGAAEVSVATESPDGSLKPRCAEEVKKDTGLCYAESSPVDVLVPGDPGSMPSSPLHGRKAGLHSTEPDSVLGVHPKTLSPGTSLAPDAARWSCCVGTCPRCASPRDQAVDVVGSHEKELMLPKDLEGGSSILLASPVSFSAGELLVPLCGLQSACNQGEREAEGSDAFADLHRASMEVGEGEIPALPFPMLPLRARRGISGESLELSDTEDISDMLPRAKQLPSRDRCMGLTFEDLFESFSSDSDQEYFGGTAQSLLTARGSHSTRSMVAAGTRTNCDSSSTSSAHTEGRSEDWGSLGVEGGCSQADLSWPIGLGGTSSGHVPPYVSIRDNQGIAKDYRNIVVTKKCQERMGNLWPLKRRSRCAQQSHLLQSLRRTWRGFEEITQHTLNMECLRFHYKLKQILRSRKPSFSTSKSIFPKDFSPQAMSETSPVQEAPVPLSLQSRSPLQVTILPSDTWPSGLGWHQRSRWHGNPCTPWQHTLCDERSRARSQTPSQRFAPPFHLSKLKYIDKLKDSQGDIAIILDEYAELNRVMLSQADAESKGGGTDPAHGEAVSEWTCASLPGKMAGVEEMIADLCSTLRFCLHSVAEEACGRPGMFYLVVTGEDPFFARVKTLLKKDGRVEIEPLSFCEAKHSDADRLLVVIRNEDIFSHIHNVPCLLKLKHCPNVMFAGLDSPEDITGHTYQELFHTGGFVVSDDEVLETVTLGQLKEVVKVLEKLNRSGRWKWLLHYKESKKLREDARVDANARKKHLILKSCQGTDLIEVLHYHACDFGSAPKAEYVKCLLNLQVQRVSTRFAVYLTEKPSGSREALESKGILVADVKTFLGTVEKAAAPFRRSYW from the exons ATGTCGGCTGCCTTAGGATGTTTGACTGGTGCTGTTCAGTCTCTTTGCTGCGGTTCAGAGGCGGATTGTAAAGTGAATTTCTCGTCAGCTGTGCCACCGGACCCTATTCCTCCCAACAcagcactggaaagaaaagtcaaaagTGAAAACCTAAAGCCTGCAGTGGGACTGGACCAGAGTGGTGAAGAGTCCAAAAAAGATGTCAACTCAACCAGCAAGGTGCGGGTgcagcaaagcaggaggaaatcCAGCCGAGCTGTTGTGACGAGCACCAGGAAGAAATGGTCACCGCTCAAGATGCAAATGCATCCTATGGGCgacagcagcaggaaagcaaccaagaagaagaaaatcaacatcgctttctcttttcctaaaaaACAAGGGCTCACAGCCAATTCCAATGAGCCCATGCTTAAATTAGCCAATTTGCAGTTTCcgcacagaaggaaaagag GTGCAGAGGTCCTGTCTGCAGAATTTGTACATAAAACACAGTCTGAACCTGTTTGGAAGGAAACCTCAGCTCCCAATGATCCTGGCTTGGAAACAAAGAGACCAAAGACACTGAAGAACACAGACGTGGAAAAGGTTCCTGTTGCTGAGACCGTCACGAAACCAGTGAAAATGCTAAAAAGTGTGGCTAACAGCCCATCGAAACCTCAAGccaaaaagcaagcagaaagtG AGTGGAAGGAGCCATTCTCTGTCCTCCCAAGCGAAGTTTCTTTCCAGTGCCACGGAGCGGATAGCCAAACGAGTGAGATGTACCCAGGCGGGGTTGCTGGTCTCAGTTTAGATCTGAAGGAGAATGACTACGAGTCCCACGCCTTGAACTTGCTGGCTGATCTGGCTCTGGGATCTTGTATTCCTTCGTTTATACCCAAGGACAGCGGGATGGTCGCTGtgtcctgcagcccctccagcGACTCtgcaaaggagcagcagaatTATCACAAGCATAAATCCTTACGTGTTGCTTCTGACCATGAATACCACAGGGTAGACAAGCTTGCAAAGGGAGCCACCTCTCCTAGCAAAGCATCACCGAACCAGAAGCTTCCTCCTGCTGAAAAAATAGACTTAAATGACTTGGCCTCTATTCCCAGGGAGAAAAGCCCTGGGATTTTTAGCAAGAAGAACAGTGTGAGCCCTAGCCCTGCAAAACCCCACGTGTTGCCTCTGAGAGAGACTCAAGAAGCTGCCGAGGTGAACAAGCACTCCTTCATTTCCGCTGAGCACTCATATGCCTCGCAGATGCCTGAGCACTCAAAGAAACACATGTATCCCAGAGGTGCCCCCTACCCTGGACCAGCACCCTCCAGAAACGGGACCAGGAATGCCCGAGCAGGACCCCTGGTTGGGAAAGTCCTGCCTTTCCGTCACCAGCAGtacagcacccaccaccagcGGCCCTTTGAGGCTGTGACAAGGCGCAGGAGCAGCCTGCTCTCCCCCAGGCTGAAGGATGACTTCACTAAGTCCCACACAGTGAACATCTGCGGCGAGTCCGTGAAGGTGACGTGCCATTGGGAAGCAGAGTATCTCTTCAATTTGGACAGCAGGTACACCAACGATGCCCTGGAGAAAACCGTCATCCGCGCCCTGCATGG gCCCTGGGACCCTGATCTGCCCGACGACGTGGAAGAGATGAAGCCTATACTTCATATGTGGGTGGCTCTCTTCTACAGCAAACCCAGCAAACTCCTGAGCAGCACGAGGAAGGTGGTGGAGCACAGCAACCCCGAGAAGTACGTCTCAATAAACAGCACTGGGGACTTTCTTGAGCTGAGTGATGATGGTGAGGACTTTTTTGGGTTGGAGACGTGCCCTGCAGATTCTAGGTCAGACCCTGACCAGActcccagcagctctctggaTCGCAGCACACATTACCGGGGACCTCTCCGCCCAGAGAAGAACTCTGCCGACTCTCAGACTGATGCTGATGGCACTCCTGGTGTTGTCGATAGTACGGTATCGTCTTCTTCAGGGGAGCTGccctgtgaggaggaggagccTTCCTCCACAAGCTGTCCCGAGAGCCTTCCCCTTGCTGAACATGCTGATGAGAGCCTGGCTGTGAAGGACAGGCAGCTGGCAGTCGTTCCTGACGAGCGTGTCCGTGACGTCTCGACCATCCCTGCG GAGGAGCCGCCCAAGGAGGGACTGCCAGACCCTACGATTGCCCCCAGCCCTTCCGATGAGCTCGGCGATGCCGGCAAGCCCCCAGCTGCGCTGAGCAGGGACGACCTATGCAGCCAAGCCCTGAATTCCAGCACAGCTCCCTGGAGCGATGCACCGAGTGCGCTGTGTGGACGTGGAGAGCAGCAAGAGAACGGGTGGGCAGCAGCGTCAGGGAGCGGCCCTGGCCCTcccaaggacagggagagcgTGGGAGACACTGAGCACTGCACGGAGCTTGAGGATGGCAGCTGGGCCACCAGAGACAGATGGCAACGTGCCTGTGATTCGATGCTCTTAGAAGTGAGTCCCAAAAGCGCAAAGCCTGATGGAGCcagtgggaaagggaaggaatcACAAAACCCCTACAGACgttcagaaaaagaggaggaagaggtgaaggaggaaaaaaaagagaagtattcTGAATATGAAAGCACAGTCCTGAGGCCTGTTAATTTAGCGTTTTCTGAAAGCGATGATGCCAACATGGAGCATGAACACAGCAAGCAGAAGCCAGTGAATTCAGCATGTCCAAAGGACTTTGGCGTTCCTGGAGAGGGCCCTGTGCCCAGCCCCACTGCTTTAACATCACCCTGCCCAGGCAGATCAATGCTGGTGCTCTCAGATGGGACTGGGACTGGGACTGGCCCTCCAGGGCTTCCTGGTGAGATGGTACCGAGCCTGGACATGCTGCAAGAGCCCTGGGAGGCTCTGCTTCCCCCAGATGCAGAGATGAACGGTGTTGGTTTGGCACACGCAGACAGTCCGGACGATGTGGGGTCACCGCGTGACAGTGGGTTGATGCTGCCGTTACCGTCTGATCCAAGCCTTGTCTGCAGGGCACAGCCAGACGGCGTTGCAGGCAACATGGGACTTGCCGGAGAGACGCTTGGGGACAGCTTGGAGGGGAAAGACAAGGATCGTGCGCCCTCTGCAGAAACATGGGCGCCTGCTCGGAGCaaagctgctggcagagctggcctGGAGTCACCGTGCAGCCAGGGACTGTCACTAACCTTGTCCCCTGACTCCAGCTCTGTCTGCCTGACATCTCTTGATGGAGCAACAGATCCTGGGGCTGCTCCAGAGGACCAGGAGGCCGTGGCAAGCATCCAATCTCCATCACAGAGCGACCTGGGAGggagcagctgcttttcccaaaGGTGCGGAGGCAACATTTATGCTGACCTCGCTTTGCTGAGCACTGGCGAATCAAATCAAGAAGGGAACAAGGTTTTGGTGGATGAACAGCGTAGCAGCCCTTCTGCCAACCAGACAGATGTGCTGGATGAATCCTTGGGAGCGGGTGATAGCCAGGGCTTTGCCTTCGTCTGTATGGCCTTAGCAGGTGACTCTGAAGCCGGGGAGAGTGATGATGTGTGCCTCGGTGCAGAGGAGTCCCCCAAGAGCGATGAAACGAACACGGGGACGGTGACCAACCCACCACAGGAGCCAGAGACCTCTCTTCATGACCTGCTGGAATCAGAGCCCTCCTCCTCGGTGAAAGATGGGGTGTCTGCCATGAAGGAgcaccccaggcagcagcagagctcctcAAACAGCCTGTCCCCACCTGCCTGCGGAGGCTCAGCTCCTGCTTCTCCCCCCCAGCAGATCCCTCTCCCCTGTGGCGGAGACGCAGACCCCCCCCACCATTTGTTAGAGCAAAGCAAGCGGGACCCAGTCCTGTGCCAACACGGGAAGTCCTGCGAGCAAGTGGGTGCCGCAGAGGTGAGTGTGGCTACCGAGAGCCCAGACGGTTCCTTAAAGCCCAGATGtgcagaagaggtgaaaaaagACACGGGTCTGTGCTATGCAGAGAGCTCCCCCGTGGATGTGCTTGTGCCAGGTGACCCGGGATCGATGCCTTCTTCTCCTCTGCATGGTCGCAAGGCAGGTCTGCACAGCACTGAGCCGGACTCAGTCCTTGGTGTGCACCCCAAGACGCTCTCTCCCGGCACGAGTCTGGCTCCAGATGCTGCCCGATGGTCCTGCTGTGTGGGCACCTGCCCCAGGTGTGCCAGCCCCAGGGATCAAGCAGTGGATGTGGTAGGGAGCCACGAGAAGGAACTTATGCTGCCCAAGGATTtggaaggaggaagcagcatCCTTCTTGCCAGTCCTGTATCTTTTTCAGCAGGGGAGTTGCTCGTGCCACTGTGTGGGCTCCAGTCTGCGTGCAACCAGGGTGAGCGTGAGGCCGAGGGATCCGACGCTTTCGCTGATCTGCACCGTGCCAGCAtggaggtgggagagggagaaatCCCCGCTCTCCCCTTCCCGATGCTGCCGTTACGTGCACGCAGGGGAATCTCTGGAGAGAGCCTGGAGCTTAGTGACACTGAGGATATTTCAGACATGCTCCCGAGGGCaaagcagctccccagcagagACAGATGCATGGGCTTGACCTTTGAAGATCTGTTTGAGTCTTTCTCTAGCGACTCAGACCAGGAGTATTTTGGGGGGACAGCACAGTCCCTGCTCACAGCCAGGGGTTCCCATAGCACGAGATCCATGGTTGCTGCAGGCACAAGGACTAACTGCGACTCCTCTTCCACCAGCTCAGCGCACACGGAGGGGCGCAGCGAGGACTGGGGCTCCCTGGGTGTGGAGGGGGGCTGCTCGCAGGCTGACCTCAGTTGGCCGATCGGCCTGGGGGGAACTAGCAGCGGGCACGTTCCACCATACGTCAGTATTAGGGACAACCAGGGGATCGCCAAGGACTACCGGAACATCGTGGTCACCAAAAAGTGTCAGGAAAGAATGGGAAATTTGTGGCCTTTGAAGAGGCGCAGCCGCTGTGCACAGCAGTCTCACTTGTTACAGTCACTGAGGAGGACTTGGAGGGGTTTCGAGGAAATCACCCAGCACACTTTGAACATGGAGTGTCTCCGTTTCCATTATAAGCTAAAACAAATTCTAAGGAGCAGGAAACCATCCTTTTCTACCTCCAAAAGCATCTTTCCAAAAGACTTTTCTCCCCAGGCGATGTCTGAGACATCGCCTGTGCAAGAAGCTCCCGTCCCGCTCtcgctgcagagcaggagccctTTGCAGGTGACAATCCTGCCCTCCGACACATGGCCGAGCGGGCTCGGCTGGCACCAGCGAAGCAGGTGGCATGGGAACCCCTGTACCCCGTGGCAGCACACCCTCTGCGACGAGAGGAGCAGGGCCAGATCCCAAACCCCGAGCCAGCGCTTTGCGCCTCCCTTCCACCTCAGCAAGCTCAAATACATTGATAAGCTAAAGGACTCGCAGGGGGACATCGCCATCATCCTTGATGAGTACGCCGAGTTGAACAGGGTGATGCTGAGCCAGGCTGATGCAGAGAGCAAGGGCGGAGGGACAGACCCGGCGCACGGGGAGGCCGTGAGCGAGTGGACGTGCGCGTCCCTCCCCGGGAAGATGGCCGGCGTCGAGGAGATGATTGCAGACCTCTGCAGCACGCTGCGTTTCTGCCTGCACAGCGTGGCCGAGGAGGCCTGTGGCCGCCCTGGCATGTTCTACCTGGTGGTGACAGGCGAGGACCCTTTCTTTGCAAGAGTGAAG acCTTGCTGAAGAAAGACGGCCGCGTGGAGATCGAACCTCTGAGCTTCTGCGAAGCAAAGCACTCGGACGCTGACAGGTTGCTTGTCGTCATCAGGAATGAGGACATTTTCTCACACATCCACAAT GTCCCGTGCTTGCTGAAGCTAAAGCACTGTCCGAACGTGATGTTCGCCGGACTGGACAGCCCCGAAGATATAACAGGTCACACGTACCAGGAGCTGTTTCATACCGGTGGCTTCGTGGTGTCGGACGATGAGGTGTTGGAAACGGTAACGCTGG GCCAACTGAAAGAGGTGGTGAAGGTGCTGGAGAAGCTGAACAGAAGCGGGAGGTGGAAGTGGCTCCTTCACTACAAGGAGAGCAAGAAGCTCAGAGAAGACGCCAG GGTGGACGCCAACGCCCGCAAGAAGCACTTGATCCTGAAATCGTGTCAAGGCACCGATCTCATCGAGGTGCTGCACTACCACGCCTGCGACTTCGGGTCGGCCCCCAAAGCCGAGTACGTCAAGTGCTTGTTGAACCTGCAGGTTCAGCGCGTCAGCACCAGGTTCGCTGTGTATCTCACAG AAAAGCCCAGCGGCAGCAGGGAGGCCCTTGAAAGCAAAGGAATCCTCGTAGCTGATGTCAAAACCTTCCTTGGGACTGTGGAGAAAGCGGCTGCTCCGTTTAGAAGAAGCTACTG GTGA